The genomic window TCCTTGCTGATTTCTCTTAAAATTTCCTGATCCAAAAAAAGAGAAATGGTTTTGAATTCTCCTCCTTCTGGTGGAATCTTAGTGAACTTTGCCAAATGATTTCTTCTGCTAAAACGAAAATCTCCAGGTTTGGTATGAAAAGTGTTTTTGCTGTCTGAAGCGATCATTTCGCCAGAAATCTGATAGCTAAAAACATGTTCGGGTATAAAATGCTCACCTTCCCGACTGCGTGAGTAGTAGCAAGAGTAGAGGATTTTTGGTTTTGTATTTGGTTTTATGCTCATATTGTAAAAATACTAAAAGATCTGGAAATCTTTATGCATAAAGATTTCCAGATTGATGTTGATTATTTTGGCTGAATCAATGCTCTTGGCTCTAAGTATGCTTCTAGGCCAATTGTTCCGAACTCGCGTCCGATTCCAGATTGTTTAAATCCGCCAAAAGGAGCCATCGGATCGTGGCTGATTCCATTAACTTGTACGCGACCAGCATTAATTTGCGAAGCGACATTATAGGCTCTTTTTGAATCTGATGAACTTACGTATGCTTGTAATCCGTAAGTGGTGTCATTGGCGATTTCAATTGCTTCCTCTTCCGTTTTATAAGTGATAATAGATAGAACAGGGCCAAATATTTCTTCTTTTGCAATGCGCATTTGATTGTTTACGTTTGTAAAGATTGTTGGTTTAACGAAATTTCCGTTTTCTAATCCTTCTGGTTTTCCTAATCCGCCTATCAGTATTTCTGCGCCTTCATTGATTCCGATCTGAATATAATCTTGAACACGATTGTATTGTTTTTCGCTAACCATTGGCCCAACTGCGGTATTTGGATTTTTAGGATCTCCAACAATAAAGTTTGAGGCTGTTTCTTTTATAAGAAGTTTTACCTCGTCTAATCTGTCTTCTGGAATTAATAATCTAGTTCCGGCAATACAGGCTTGTCCGCTATTCATAAATGCTGCTCCAAGCGCAAGCGGAATGGCTTTTGAGAGGTCAGCGTCGTCTAGAATAATGTTTGGAGATTTTCCGCCAAGTTCAAGCGTGACTCTTTTCATAGTGTTGACAGCTTCTTTTGCAATTATTTTTCCGACGTTTGTAGATCCTGTAAAAGATATTTTGGCGATATCTGGGTTTCTGCTTATTTCTGCGCCGACAACTTCTCCTAATCCATTTACGATGTTTACTATTCCTTTTGGGAGTTGTGCGTCATGTAAGCATTCTGTCATTAATTGTGTTTGTTGCGCGCTCATTTCGCTAGGTTTTATAACGGTTGTGCATCCCGCAACAATTGCTGTTGCTAGTTTGCTAGAAATAAATCCGTTGCTGGAATTCCATGGGATTATGATTCCAACAACGCCGATTGGAGTCATTTGAACTTCGGATTGTCCCATTGTTTTGATAAAATCGTAGCTGTTTAGTAGGTTAATTGCTGAGTCGAATCCTTTTAGCATGTATTCATAACTTACTGATGCAAATTGAAATGTTCCTCCATATTCTTCGACCATTATGTTTACAAAATCGGTTTTTCTTTTTTCAATAGAAGATTTGATGTTTTTAAGGTGTTGGATTCTTTCTGAGGCTGTGGTTTTTGAAAAAGTTTTGAAAGCATTTTTGGCTGCTTCAATTGCGTTTTGAGTGTCTTCTGTGTTTCCTAAACGGACTTTTCCTAATTTTTCATTTGTTGTAGGGCTGATAAGATTGAAATATTCTGTTCCCTTAGGAGTAACAAATTCTCCATTAATGTAAATTTTGTCTATTGTTTTCATATTGTTGTTTTTAATGAATTTTTATTTGACAAATTTCTGCATTAAATGGATTTACGGTTTTGTTGAAAAGCTCAGTTAAACTTTGTTGAAAAGCTCATTTTTTTTGCATAAAAAAAGCTTCTCGCTGGAGAAGCTTTAAGAGAAAATAATTATGTTAGATTTTTAATGTTATAACGGGTTTAACAGCATGATTAACCAAGCCTTCGCTAATGCTTCCGTTAAAGAAATGTGCGAAACCAGTTCTGCCGTGTGTGCACATTCCGATAACATCGGCGTTTATTCTGTTAGAGAAATTTATAATTCCTTTTTCAATATTGGTGTCATTATAAATTTGGGTGGTGTAATTGGTGATGTTAAATTCTTCTACAAAATCATTCATTGCTTTTTCGCTCACGTGAGTTGGTTTGAAGCTGTTGGGTGTGCAAATGGTAACCAAATGCAGTTTTGAATCAAATAACTTGGTGAAGTTTAAAAGTTTTTCAAATGGTTTTTTTGCTTCATCAGAAAAATCAGAAGCAAAAACAATATCGGAAGCATTAAAATTTGGAATGTTTTTCTTGATGACTAAAACAGGAATTTCTGAGTTTCTAACTACTTTTTCTGTGTTGGAGCCTATTAAGAGTTCTTCAACACCAGAAGAGCCATGGGAGCCCATTATAATTAGGTCAATATCGTAGTCTTTGCTTATTTGTGTTATTCCGTGTATGGGTTTGTCCATTTTTACAATTTCAGTTACCGGAATTCCTTCTAGATAACTTTTAGAAGCAACTTCGTCTAGCGTTTCGTTTGCTTTCTTCATAAAAAGCATGGTTTCGGGGATGCTGGTCCCGCCCATTATAGCATCGTTTGATTGCTGTGGCAATTCAAGCATGTGGAGAAGAATGAGTTCAGAATTGTTCTTTTTTGCGATTTGAGCGGCAACTCTTAAAGCGTCTTCTGCATGTTCTGAGAAGTCGGTAGGTACTAAAATTCGTTTCATGATTTTGAGGGTTAAAAAATATGAATAATTCTATGTTTTAATGCTATTATAAAGATACGGAATTATTTTAGAGCAATCAATTTATTTGATTTATAAAAAAAACACTATATTTGCACTGTTATTTATTAAAATCTAAATAATGAGGGGACTAAGTGTCCCCTCTTTTTATAAAATTATGACATTTAAAGAAAAAGTAAACGGATTAATTACGGAAGCTCTTCTGGAAAAACCATCAGTCTTTTTGGTTGATTTGGCAGTTTCGGATTCTTTTAAAATTAGTGTTGGTTTAGACGGAGATAATGGAGTAGCGCTACAAGACTGTATTGACATTAGTCGTGCAATCGAGAATAATCTAGATCGTGAAGAGCAGGATTTTTCGCTAGAAGTAGCATCGGTTGGAGTAGGAACTCCTCTTAAAATGATAAGACAATACAAGAAAAATGTTGGTAGAACGTTGATTGTTACCACAAATACGGAAAAAATAGAAGCAGAATTAGTAGAAGCTAATGATGTTTTTATAATTTTGTCTTGGAAAGCAAGAGAACCGAAAAAAGTAGGAAAAGGAAAAGAAACAGTTCAAAAAGAGCAACAAATACCTTATACAGAAATTAAAGAGGCAGTTGTTACGGTAACATTTTAATTTTAATTAAAAAATTCGCATGGAAAATTTAGCATTAATCGATTCATTCTCAGAGTTTAAAGACAATAAACTTATTGATCGTGTAACGCTTATGGCAATTTTAGAGGACGTATTTAGAAATGCATTAAAGAAAAAATACGGTTCAGATGAAAATTTCGATATCATTATTAATCCTGATAAAGGAGATATGGAAATTTGGAGAAGAAGAGTAATTGTTGCTGATGAGGATCTTGATTTTGAAAATGAGGAAATTACATTGACTGAAGCAAGAAAAATTGAAGCGGATTTTGAAATTGGTGAAGAGGTTTCTGAAGAAGTAAAGTTGATTGATTTAGGAAGAAGAGCTATCTTAGCGCTTCGTCAGAATCTTATATCTAAAATTCACGAACACGATAATACAAATTTATACAAACAGTTTAAAGATATTATCGGGGATATTTATACAGCAGAAGTGCACCACGTACGTCCTAGAGTAGTTATCTTGGTTGATGATGAAGGAAATGAAATTGTGCTTCCAAAAGAAAAACAGATTCCTTCAGATTTCTTCCGTAAAGGAGATAATGTTCGTGGAATTATTGAAAGCGTTGAATTAAAAGGAAACAAACCTCAAATTATTATGTCTAGAACTTCAGAGAAGTTTTTAGAGAAATTATTTGAGCAAGAAATTCCAGAAGTTTTTGACGGTTTAATTACGGTGAAAAATGTAGTTCGTATTCCTGGTGAAAAAGCAAAAGTAGCTGTTGATTCTTACGATGATAGAATTGATCCAGTTGGAGCTTGTGTGGGAATGAAAGGTTCTCGTATTCACGGAATTGTTCGCGAATTAGGAAATGAAAATATTGATGTAATCAATTATACAAACAATATTCAATTATTTATAACAAGAGCTTTAAGCCCTGCCAAAGTTTCTTCAATCAAAATCGATGAAGATAACAAACGAGCTGAAGTGTTCTTGAAATTAGAAGAGGTTTCTAAAGCAATTGGTAGAGGTGGTCACAATATCAAACTAGCAGGTCAGTTGACAGGTTATGAATTAGATGTTATTCGTGAAGGAGATGTTGCCGGTACTGTTGCAGATGAAGACGATGTTGAATTAACAGAGTTCTCAGATGAGATCGAAGAGTGGGTAATTGAAGAGTTTGCAAAAATCGGTTTGGATACTGCAAAAAGTATCTTGAAACACGACGTAGAAGATTTAGTAAGAAGAACAGACTTAGAAGAGGAAACGATTCTAGATGTTATGAAGATACTAAAAGAAGAGTTTGATAATTAAGCAATAGCTTACATCTGCTCTAACAACACAACGAAAAAGGTAATAATAAAAAGGTTATATGTCTGAAGAGAGAGTAATAAGAATAAACAAGGTTTTAAGGGAATTAAATATTTCGTTAGAAAGAGCTGTGGATTATCTAAAAGATAAGGGAATTGCTATTGATGCAAATCCAAATGCAAAAATTTCTGATAGCGAATTTAATATCCTTCAAAGCCAATTTGCGGGCGATAAGGGGAATAAGGAGGCTTCTAAAGAGGTTGGAGAAGAGAAAAGAAAGGAAAAAGAAGCATTGCGTGTAGAGCGTGAGAAAGAAATTGAAGACAAACGCAGACAAGAAGAAGAGCGTCAAAAACAGCAAGAAATAATTAAAGCGAGAGCGGTTGTTTCGGGACCTGTACAAGTTGGTAAAATTGACTTAAATCCAAAAAAACCTGCGATTACTCCTTCTGAGGAAACAGCTAAGGTTGAAGAGCCAAAAGTTGTTGCTGCGCCTGTGCAGCCAGAAAAGCCTGTTCAAAATAAAACAGTAAAATCTGAACCAGTTGTTTCAACTCCTGTTTCTGAAACTAAAAAAGAAGAACCTATTATTACTGAGAAAAAAGAAGTTAAAGCAGAATCTAAAGTTGCTCAGGAGCCTATCGTGTCTACTGATCCAACAACTTCAGAGGAAACTATTACGACTCAATATCAAAAGCTTACAGGAACTACTCTTACAGGTCAAACAATTGATTTATCTCAATTTAATAAACCTAAGAAAAAGAAAGAAGATCCTAAAGCGGCTCAGAATAAACCTGGAGCTCCTGGAGTTGGCAATAATAATAACGCAAATAAAAATAAGCGTAAAAGAATTGGTCCAAAACCGGGTACGCCTGGTGCGCCAAAACCTGCTACGGGTAATGCGCCTGGTACGCCAAATCCAAATAAGCCTGCTCAAGGTAATAATGGCGGAGGTTTTAATGCTAACAGAAGCCAAAGACCTGGTTTTGTAAAAGGAAACCGTCCTGCAATTGTGGCTAAAGTTGAGCCAACAGAAGAAGAAGTAAAAAACCAAATTAGAGAAACTCTTGAAAAACTTCAAGGTAAAGGAGGAAAATCTAAAGCGGCAAAATATAGAAGAGATAAAAGAGAAACGCACCGTCAGAAATCTGATGATGAGCAAAGAGCTCTTGACGAAGGAAGTAAAACAATTAAAGTTACAGAGTTCGTTACGGTAGGTGAAATTGCTATCATGATGGATGTGCCGATTACTAAAGTAATTGGAACTTGTATGTCTCTTGGTATCATGGTTACCATGAACCAGCGTTTAGATGCTGAAACATTAACAATTGTTGCTGACGAGTTTGGTTACGACGTTGAATTCATTACAGTAGATATCGAAGAAGCGATTGAAGTTGTAGAAGATAGAGAAGAAGACTTAGTAACAAGAGCGCCAATTGTGACAGTAATGGGTCACGTTGACCACGGTAAAACATCTTTACTAGATTATATCCGTAAAGAAAATGTAATTGCTGGTGAGTCTGGAGGTATTACTCAGCACATTGGAGCGTATGGAGTTACTTTAGATAATGGGCAAAAAATTGCATTCTTAGATACTCCGGGTCACGAGGCGTTTACCGCGATGCGTGCACGTGGAGCTCAAGTTACCGATATCGCTATTATCGTAGTGGCGGCGGATGATGATATCATGCCACAAACAAAAGAAGCAATTTCTCACGCACAAGCTGCGGGAGTGCCAATTATATTTGCGATCAATAAAATTGATAAACCAAACGCGAATGTTGATAAAATTAAAGAGCGTTTGGCTGGTATGAATTTACTTGTTGAAGATTGGGGTGGAAAAATTCAGTCACATGATATTTCTGCAAAAGTCGGAACAGGGGTTAAGGAATTGCTAGAGAAAGTTTTATTAGAAGCAGAGATCTTAGATCTAAAAGCAAATCCAAATAAAGCGGCTCAAGGAACTGTTGTTGAAGCTTACTTAGATAAAGGAAAAGGATATGTTTCTACAATTTTAGTACAACAAGGTACTTTGAAAATTGGAGATTATATGTTAGCTGGTAAACACCATGGTAAAGTAAAAGCAATGCATGATGAAAGAGGGCATACTATTTTAAGTGCTGGCCCTTCGACTCCGGTATCTGTTTTAGGTTTAGATGGAGCTCCAACAGCGGGTGATAAGTTTAATGTATTTGAAGACGAAAAAGAAGCAAAACAAATTGCATCTAAACGTTCTCAATTAATGCGTGAGCAGTCAGTTCGTACACAAAGACATATTACACTTGATGAGATTGGACGTCGTATCGCTCTTGGTCAGTTTAAAGAATTGAACGTAATTCTTAAAGGAGACGTGGACGGTTCTGTTGAAGCATTATCAGACTCGTTCTCTAAACTTTCTACAGAAGAAGTTCAAATCAATATTATACATAAAGGAGTTGGTGCGATTACAGAAACTGATGTTAACTTAGCTTCTGCATCAGACGCGATCATTATCGGATTTAACGTTCGTCCTGCTGGAAATGCTAGACAGCTTGCAGATAAAGAAGAAATTGATATCCGTTACTATTCTATCATTTATGCGGCAATCGATGACTTGAAAGATGCGATGGAAGGAATGTTAGCGCCAGAGATGAAAGAAGAAGTTTTAGGTAATGCAGAAATTCGTGAGATTTTCAAAATTTCTAAAGTCGGTTCAATTGCTGGATGTATGGTAACGGACGGTAAAATCTTGAGAACTTCTAAAATTAGAGTTATTAGAGATGGAGTTGTTGTTCATACTGGTGAATTAGTTGCCTTGAAGCGTTTCAAAGACGATGTGAAAGAAGTAACTAAAGGTTACGATTGTGGTATCCAAATAAAAGGATTTAATGATATCGAAATTAATGACGTTATCGAAGCTTATCACGAAGTAGCAATCAAGAAGAAATTGAAATAAAATTCAATTCATATATTTAAAAGTCCCAATGAAAATTGGGACTTTTTTGTTGGTTAAATTTTAGATTGAAATTAATGAGTAATGATTTATTAGAAATATGTATTTTAGTTTCTCTTAATTTAAAGTGTTGAATTAAAAATAGCGAAATATGAAAAAAGGATTTTATTCGATGATTTTATTTGTGTGTTTTTCCGCTTTGTCTTTTGCACAAGATGCTGTAGAAAAAGCAGCGCCGCCGAAAGGGGAAGCGTTGGTGGGAGATTATTATGGAGAAAATATTTCGAACGCTCTGGTAGCAAAAGCGATTACAGTTGAAGAGCTAGGGCAAGATTTAAAAGTTGTAAATAAATTGGAAAATGTTGCTGTAAAGGGAGAGGTTTTAGACGTCTGTCCTAAAAGAGGCTGCTGGGTGAGTGTTAAGACGGAAGACGGGACGTCTTTCTTTGTTAAAATGAAGGATTATGCTTTTTTTGTGCCAACTGCATTAAAAGGTAAAAATGTGATTTTGGAGGGCAGTGTGGAAAGAAAAGTTACTTCGGTCGAAGAGTTGAAACACTATGCGAAAGATGCTAAAAAGACAAAATCGGAGATTGAGGCTATTAAAGCACCGAAAGAAGAAATTCGTTTTTTAGCTAGTGGAATTAAAGTGGTAAACTAGGTTGAAATGCAGGGATTAATATTGTTTTAGAAATTAAAGTGATTTATAGCTGATCGATCCTAATTTGATTATTGATGGGGTTGTCCAAGTTGTGTTAGAAACAAAAAAGCGAGATGTAAATCTCGCTTTTTTGTTTCTTGTAAATTACTTCCCTGGTTTAAGTAAGAAAACACTTTTATATCTTTTTTTGATCTCTGCCAAATTTCTTTCAGCTTCTATTCTGGTTTTAAAATTTCCAACAATTACTTTGTAATTTGGAGTGCTGAAAATGATTGTTCCGTCAATATCTGAGTTTTCTCTTTTGAAATCCGATAACGTTTTTTTTGCTTCATCGCTTTTGCCGCTAAAGATTTGGATTCTGTAAGTGTCGTTTGTATTTATTGACGTGTTAATTTTGCGTTTCTCGTTTAGTAATTGCTCAAATTTAGGATCTTGATTCAGTGTTAAATTTTGGTCTTGAGCATTAATATTGTGTGCGAAAGCAATCGTTGTAATTGTTAATAAAAGGCTTTTTGAAGGACTTAAAATTCTCATAATGTGATGGTTTTTATGCAAAAATACTATTTAAAGTTTGAGTGTGAAATTTTAATATTATTTAGAATTGATATAAATTGATAATTAAGACTATTTTAAGGTTTTGAGAATAGTTCATAAGTCGTATTTTTGTGCAAGTTTTAAAAGAGGGTATAGGTTTTTGCTGGATTTAATACAGAAAAAATCATACCAAAAATTAGTAGACAATTATTTATACTATATGAAAAAGGTGGGTAACCATAATTCGATCTCAAGAAAATTGCTGTTTGGCTTATCGCTAACGTTAATTTTCTCCCTAACTTCATTTGCTCAAGA from Flavobacterium sp. KACC 22763 includes these protein-coding regions:
- a CDS encoding aldehyde dehydrogenase family protein; its protein translation is MKTIDKIYINGEFVTPKGTEYFNLISPTTNEKLGKVRLGNTEDTQNAIEAAKNAFKTFSKTTASERIQHLKNIKSSIEKRKTDFVNIMVEEYGGTFQFASVSYEYMLKGFDSAINLLNSYDFIKTMGQSEVQMTPIGVVGIIIPWNSSNGFISSKLATAIVAGCTTVIKPSEMSAQQTQLMTECLHDAQLPKGIVNIVNGLGEVVGAEISRNPDIAKISFTGSTNVGKIIAKEAVNTMKRVTLELGGKSPNIILDDADLSKAIPLALGAAFMNSGQACIAGTRLLIPEDRLDEVKLLIKETASNFIVGDPKNPNTAVGPMVSEKQYNRVQDYIQIGINEGAEILIGGLGKPEGLENGNFVKPTIFTNVNNQMRIAKEEIFGPVLSIITYKTEEEAIEIANDTTYGLQAYVSSSDSKRAYNVASQINAGRVQVNGISHDPMAPFGGFKQSGIGREFGTIGLEAYLEPRALIQPK
- a CDS encoding universal stress protein translates to MKRILVPTDFSEHAEDALRVAAQIAKKNNSELILLHMLELPQQSNDAIMGGTSIPETMLFMKKANETLDEVASKSYLEGIPVTEIVKMDKPIHGITQISKDYDIDLIIMGSHGSSGVEELLIGSNTEKVVRNSEIPVLVIKKNIPNFNASDIVFASDFSDEAKKPFEKLLNFTKLFDSKLHLVTICTPNSFKPTHVSEKAMNDFVEEFNITNYTTQIYNDTNIEKGIINFSNRINADVIGMCTHGRTGFAHFFNGSISEGLVNHAVKPVITLKI
- the rimP gene encoding ribosome assembly cofactor RimP, yielding MTFKEKVNGLITEALLEKPSVFLVDLAVSDSFKISVGLDGDNGVALQDCIDISRAIENNLDREEQDFSLEVASVGVGTPLKMIRQYKKNVGRTLIVTTNTEKIEAELVEANDVFIILSWKAREPKKVGKGKETVQKEQQIPYTEIKEAVVTVTF
- the nusA gene encoding transcription termination factor NusA, producing MENLALIDSFSEFKDNKLIDRVTLMAILEDVFRNALKKKYGSDENFDIIINPDKGDMEIWRRRVIVADEDLDFENEEITLTEARKIEADFEIGEEVSEEVKLIDLGRRAILALRQNLISKIHEHDNTNLYKQFKDIIGDIYTAEVHHVRPRVVILVDDEGNEIVLPKEKQIPSDFFRKGDNVRGIIESVELKGNKPQIIMSRTSEKFLEKLFEQEIPEVFDGLITVKNVVRIPGEKAKVAVDSYDDRIDPVGACVGMKGSRIHGIVRELGNENIDVINYTNNIQLFITRALSPAKVSSIKIDEDNKRAEVFLKLEEVSKAIGRGGHNIKLAGQLTGYELDVIREGDVAGTVADEDDVELTEFSDEIEEWVIEEFAKIGLDTAKSILKHDVEDLVRRTDLEEETILDVMKILKEEFDN
- the infB gene encoding translation initiation factor IF-2, whose translation is MSEERVIRINKVLRELNISLERAVDYLKDKGIAIDANPNAKISDSEFNILQSQFAGDKGNKEASKEVGEEKRKEKEALRVEREKEIEDKRRQEEERQKQQEIIKARAVVSGPVQVGKIDLNPKKPAITPSEETAKVEEPKVVAAPVQPEKPVQNKTVKSEPVVSTPVSETKKEEPIITEKKEVKAESKVAQEPIVSTDPTTSEETITTQYQKLTGTTLTGQTIDLSQFNKPKKKKEDPKAAQNKPGAPGVGNNNNANKNKRKRIGPKPGTPGAPKPATGNAPGTPNPNKPAQGNNGGGFNANRSQRPGFVKGNRPAIVAKVEPTEEEVKNQIRETLEKLQGKGGKSKAAKYRRDKRETHRQKSDDEQRALDEGSKTIKVTEFVTVGEIAIMMDVPITKVIGTCMSLGIMVTMNQRLDAETLTIVADEFGYDVEFITVDIEEAIEVVEDREEDLVTRAPIVTVMGHVDHGKTSLLDYIRKENVIAGESGGITQHIGAYGVTLDNGQKIAFLDTPGHEAFTAMRARGAQVTDIAIIVVAADDDIMPQTKEAISHAQAAGVPIIFAINKIDKPNANVDKIKERLAGMNLLVEDWGGKIQSHDISAKVGTGVKELLEKVLLEAEILDLKANPNKAAQGTVVEAYLDKGKGYVSTILVQQGTLKIGDYMLAGKHHGKVKAMHDERGHTILSAGPSTPVSVLGLDGAPTAGDKFNVFEDEKEAKQIASKRSQLMREQSVRTQRHITLDEIGRRIALGQFKELNVILKGDVDGSVEALSDSFSKLSTEEVQINIIHKGVGAITETDVNLASASDAIIIGFNVRPAGNARQLADKEEIDIRYYSIIYAAIDDLKDAMEGMLAPEMKEEVLGNAEIREIFKISKVGSIAGCMVTDGKILRTSKIRVIRDGVVVHTGELVALKRFKDDVKEVTKGYDCGIQIKGFNDIEINDVIEAYHEVAIKKKLK
- a CDS encoding DUF4920 domain-containing protein yields the protein MKKGFYSMILFVCFSALSFAQDAVEKAAPPKGEALVGDYYGENISNALVAKAITVEELGQDLKVVNKLENVAVKGEVLDVCPKRGCWVSVKTEDGTSFFVKMKDYAFFVPTALKGKNVILEGSVERKVTSVEELKHYAKDAKKTKSEIEAIKAPKEEIRFLASGIKVVN
- a CDS encoding SPOR domain-containing protein, which produces MRILSPSKSLLLTITTIAFAHNINAQDQNLTLNQDPKFEQLLNEKRKINTSINTNDTYRIQIFSGKSDEAKKTLSDFKRENSDIDGTIIFSTPNYKVIVGNFKTRIEAERNLAEIKKRYKSVFLLKPGK